One part of the Microvirga sp. TS319 genome encodes these proteins:
- a CDS encoding DUF1269 domain-containing protein → MAELVVVGFDSPTDADRVLTELTRLQKEYLIDLEDAVVAIRSPDGTVRIKQSVNLVSLGAASGGLRGALWGSLIGLLFLNPLAGFAIGGAVGVGSGALSGSLIDYGINDDFIKGIGATLKPETSALFLLIRKSQPEKVLAELAGFKGHVIRSSLSPEQEAKLQAALARAHPPSPSEGVESAGGMAASPA, encoded by the coding sequence ATGGCTGAACTGGTGGTCGTCGGGTTCGACAGCCCGACCGATGCGGACCGCGTCCTGACCGAGCTGACGCGCCTGCAGAAGGAATACCTGATCGATCTCGAGGATGCGGTGGTCGCGATCCGCAGCCCGGATGGCACGGTGCGCATCAAGCAGAGCGTCAACCTGGTGAGCCTGGGCGCGGCCTCGGGCGGCCTGCGCGGCGCCCTGTGGGGCAGCCTGATCGGTCTGTTGTTTCTCAATCCGCTCGCCGGCTTTGCCATCGGCGGGGCGGTCGGGGTCGGCTCGGGCGCGCTGAGCGGGAGCCTGATCGATTACGGCATCAACGACGACTTCATCAAGGGGATCGGCGCGACGCTCAAGCCCGAGACCTCGGCGCTGTTTCTGCTGATCCGCAAGTCGCAGCCCGAGAAGGTGCTCGCCGAGCTGGCGGGGTTCAAGGGCCATGTGATCCGCTCGTCGCTGTCGCCCGAGCAGGAAGCCAAGCTCCAGGCGGCGCTGGCTCGGGCGCACCCGCCGAGCCCGAGCGAGGGTGTCGAGTCTGCGGGCGGGATGGCGGCGTCACCGGCGTAA
- a CDS encoding epoxide hydrolase family protein, with the protein MSDLIATAAALVAMSVTVLAVSLVPVPLAAQPAQAGTATEDIGVRPFHVDIPDSALADLRRRIAATKWPKQETVPDPSQGVQLATMQALARYWSTDYDWRKVEARLNALPQFMTSIDGLDIHFIHVRSPHPDALPVIITHGWPGSIIEQLKIIEPLTDPTAHGGTASDAFDVVIPSLPGHGFSGQPTAPGWDPQHIARAWAVLMKRLGYTRFVAQGGDWGDAVSEQMALQAPPELLAIHTNMPATVPDEIAKALQDGGPPPSDLSADEKHAYDQLDYFYKHGLAYAQEMSNRPQTLYGIEDSPIGLAAWMLDHDIRSYELIARVFDGQPEGLTRDDILDNITLYWLTNTAVSSARLYWENKLAFFAPKHITIPVAVSVFPDEIYAAPRSWAEKAFPGLIHYNRLDKGGHFAAWEQPELLTQELRAAFKSLR; encoded by the coding sequence ATGTCCGACCTCATCGCCACAGCTGCTGCGCTTGTCGCCATGTCGGTAACGGTGCTCGCCGTCAGTCTGGTCCCTGTGCCTCTGGCGGCGCAACCCGCTCAAGCGGGCACGGCGACTGAGGATATCGGGGTCCGCCCCTTCCATGTCGATATCCCCGACTCGGCGCTCGCAGACCTTCGGCGCCGTATTGCCGCAACCAAGTGGCCGAAGCAGGAAACGGTCCCGGATCCCTCGCAAGGCGTGCAACTCGCAACCATGCAGGCTCTCGCGCGCTATTGGTCGACGGATTACGACTGGCGCAAGGTCGAGGCGAGATTGAACGCCTTGCCGCAGTTCATGACGAGCATCGACGGACTGGACATTCATTTCATCCACGTTCGTTCGCCCCATCCGGACGCATTGCCGGTGATCATCACCCACGGATGGCCCGGATCGATCATCGAGCAGTTGAAGATCATCGAGCCGCTGACCGACCCCACGGCCCATGGCGGGACTGCATCGGATGCCTTCGACGTAGTGATCCCGTCGCTGCCCGGACACGGGTTCTCAGGGCAACCTACCGCTCCCGGCTGGGACCCGCAGCACATCGCCCGCGCCTGGGCCGTGCTGATGAAGCGCCTCGGCTACACACGGTTCGTGGCGCAAGGCGGCGACTGGGGCGATGCGGTCTCGGAGCAGATGGCGTTGCAGGCGCCTCCGGAACTGCTTGCCATTCACACCAACATGCCGGCCACCGTGCCCGACGAGATCGCCAAGGCGCTCCAGGACGGCGGCCCTCCACCGTCGGACCTCTCCGCTGACGAGAAGCATGCCTACGATCAGCTCGACTATTTCTACAAGCATGGCCTGGCTTACGCTCAAGAGATGAGCAACCGCCCGCAGACGCTGTACGGGATCGAGGATTCGCCCATCGGCCTCGCCGCCTGGATGCTCGACCACGACATCCGCAGTTACGAACTCATCGCGCGGGTCTTTGACGGCCAACCCGAGGGTCTGACGCGCGACGACATCCTCGACAACATCACGCTCTACTGGCTGACGAACACGGCGGTCTCGTCGGCGCGCCTGTATTGGGAGAACAAGCTGGCCTTCTTCGCTCCAAAGCACATCACCATTCCGGTGGCCGTAAGCGTCTTTCCGGACGAGATCTATGCCGCTCCGCGGAGCTGGGCCGAGAAAGCGTTTCCCGGGCTGATCCACTATAACCGCCTCGACAAAGGCGGGCACTTTGCCGCCTGGGAGCAGCCGGAACTCCTGACCCAGGAACTCCGAGCCGCATTCAAGTCATTGCGCTGA
- a CDS encoding adenylate/guanylate cyclase domain-containing protein, whose translation MLGLVERLLGADVPAPRGEGESLSGFQERLLHDLRNPLSAIKGYSEMLLEDLSDLRAVSLRQDLEQLQTETIRLLSSLEWIVNLTCYQAEPAATEAEQTQLQSTDFLLGTRTPGLTRERPRETGKILVVDDNASNRGLLLRRLEREGHQAIEAISGEQALQILRVEEVDLMLLDLIMPDMNGLQVLERLKTHERFRDIPVIMISGHQETASVIRCIEAGAEDYLPKPFDQVLLRARINACLERKHWRDRELGYLAQLKTEKERSDALLRNTLPGQIVDRLNGGEVVIADRFESATILFCDLVGFTKVAARVAPGRLVENLNRIFSAFDTLAESLGIEKIKTIGDAYMAAAGLPEARPDHAEVMGELALQMLGALEQINRDTKVRFRARIGMHSGPVVAGVIGRNKFIYDVWGDTVNVASRLEACSLPGHIQVSEELRGALENYYEFEPRGVISVRGKGRMTTSFLTARRRKA comes from the coding sequence TTGCTCGGGCTTGTCGAGAGGCTTCTCGGCGCCGATGTCCCGGCGCCTCGCGGCGAGGGGGAGAGCCTGTCTGGGTTCCAGGAGCGGTTGCTCCATGACCTCCGCAATCCACTCAGCGCCATCAAGGGCTATAGCGAGATGCTGCTCGAAGATCTCAGTGATCTCAGGGCTGTGTCGCTTCGCCAGGACCTCGAACAGCTTCAGACCGAGACGATCCGGCTCCTTTCCAGTCTGGAATGGATCGTCAACCTCACCTGCTATCAAGCCGAACCTGCTGCGACCGAGGCGGAGCAGACGCAGCTCCAAAGTACCGACTTTCTGCTCGGAACGCGAACGCCCGGGCTTACTCGGGAGCGTCCGCGGGAAACAGGGAAGATCCTGGTCGTCGACGACAATGCCAGCAATCGTGGTCTTCTCCTGCGGCGGTTGGAGCGTGAAGGGCATCAGGCGATCGAGGCCATCTCAGGGGAGCAGGCTTTGCAAATCCTCAGGGTTGAAGAAGTCGATTTGATGCTGCTCGATCTGATAATGCCCGACATGAATGGCCTTCAGGTGCTCGAGCGATTGAAGACGCATGAGCGCTTCCGGGATATCCCGGTCATCATGATCTCGGGGCATCAGGAGACCGCCAGCGTCATCCGCTGCATTGAGGCAGGCGCTGAGGATTATCTGCCCAAGCCTTTCGATCAGGTTCTTCTCCGCGCCCGCATCAATGCCTGCTTGGAGCGGAAGCACTGGCGCGATCGTGAGCTTGGCTACCTTGCACAGCTTAAGACCGAAAAGGAGAGATCGGATGCTCTCCTCCGCAATACCCTGCCTGGGCAAATAGTGGACCGTCTCAATGGTGGAGAGGTGGTGATCGCCGACCGGTTCGAGAGCGCCACCATCCTGTTCTGCGATCTGGTGGGATTCACCAAGGTGGCCGCGCGTGTAGCGCCAGGTCGACTCGTCGAAAATCTCAACCGGATCTTCTCAGCCTTCGATACCCTTGCGGAGAGTCTGGGCATCGAGAAGATCAAGACAATCGGCGACGCCTATATGGCTGCTGCAGGTCTTCCCGAGGCCAGGCCGGACCATGCCGAGGTCATGGGTGAGCTGGCCCTTCAGATGCTTGGGGCACTCGAGCAGATCAATCGGGATACCAAGGTCCGCTTTCGCGCGAGGATCGGAATGCACTCAGGTCCGGTCGTCGCCGGCGTGATCGGCAGGAACAAGTTCATCTATGACGTCTGGGGCGACACGGTCAACGTCGCAAGCCGCCTTGAAGCCTGCAGCCTGCCGGGACACATTCAGGTCTCGGAGGAGCTGCGCGGCGCACTCGAGAACTATTATGAGTTCGAGCCGCGCGGCGTCATCAGTGTCCGGGGTAAGGGGAGAATGACAACGTCATTCCTAACAGCCAGGAGACGTAAGGCATAA
- a CDS encoding HdeD family acid-resistance protein, translated as MGRDDAVPDPAAPRLRQPPYWLRGVLSVVMILGGMMILADVAVASSISPPLIGAAAIVVGTFEIVHAAWTRGWGGLAWQMLLGLLYIVLGLVLVGATGSGVMVLSQVFVRSARQGELLLAYSLGLLLLLSGIVRVLWGGSLWQENGWVMLLSGAFGVAAGLIVLAEFPKTGFWVFGLLLGIDFILHGAAWLGSASLWGGRPPHARDVRH; from the coding sequence ATGGGTCGTGATGATGCCGTGCCGGATCCCGCGGCGCCCCGCCTGAGGCAGCCCCCGTATTGGCTTCGCGGGGTGTTGAGCGTTGTCATGATCCTGGGCGGGATGATGATCTTGGCCGACGTCGCGGTCGCCTCATCTATCAGCCCGCCCCTCATCGGGGCAGCCGCCATCGTCGTGGGCACCTTCGAGATCGTCCATGCAGCGTGGACGCGCGGCTGGGGCGGCCTTGCATGGCAGATGCTGCTCGGGCTGCTTTACATCGTCCTGGGCCTCGTGCTCGTCGGCGCGACAGGCTCGGGTGTCATGGTGCTTTCCCAGGTCTTTGTTCGCTCGGCCCGGCAGGGCGAGCTGCTGCTTGCCTACAGCCTCGGGTTGCTGCTGCTGCTGTCGGGGATCGTGCGTGTCCTTTGGGGAGGGAGCCTTTGGCAGGAGAACGGCTGGGTCATGCTGCTGTCGGGTGCATTCGGCGTTGCGGCAGGGCTCATCGTTCTGGCCGAATTCCCGAAGACGGGCTTCTGGGTGTTCGGGCTCCTGCTCGGGATTGACTTCATCCTGCACGGTGCGGCGTGGCTGGGCTCCGCGTCACTCTGGGGTGGCAGGCCGCCACATGCCAGAGATGTCAGGCATTGA